One part of the Micrococcus sp. 2A genome encodes these proteins:
- a CDS encoding IS3 family transposase, translating to MTYPVVKDLARDGIPVKLSCRVLGFSRQAYYQWLAEPVSAREWSDAHAANAVLDAHADDPEFGYRFLAEKLRGRGLSVSDHQVLKACRLVKVRCCHSIRRGSGKRPGPAVHDDLVRREFRAEKPNQLWLTDISEHWAGDSKLYLCAVKDVFSNRIVGYSIDRRMSSQLAVDALQMALARRGGKAEVQGCRVHSDRGSQFRARRFVETLRVNGLVGSMGRVGAAGDNAAMDEAPWVSFRGQDATGAES from the coding sequence ATGACCTATCCCGTCGTGAAGGACCTGGCCCGCGACGGGATCCCCGTGAAACTCTCCTGCCGGGTCCTCGGGTTCTCCCGTCAGGCCTACTACCAGTGGCTGGCCGAACCTGTCAGCGCGCGGGAATGGTCCGACGCGCATGCCGCCAATGCCGTCCTCGATGCCCATGCTGATGACCCGGAGTTCGGATACCGGTTCCTGGCTGAGAAGCTCCGCGGCCGTGGCTTGTCCGTATCGGACCATCAGGTGTTGAAGGCCTGTCGGCTCGTGAAGGTCCGCTGCTGCCACTCGATCCGTCGCGGCTCGGGCAAGCGTCCTGGCCCTGCCGTTCATGATGATCTGGTTCGTCGTGAGTTCCGCGCTGAGAAGCCGAACCAGTTGTGGCTCACGGACATCTCAGAGCATTGGGCCGGGGATTCCAAGCTCTATCTCTGCGCGGTCAAGGACGTGTTCTCGAACCGGATCGTGGGCTACTCGATCGATCGGCGGATGAGCTCGCAGCTGGCTGTGGATGCCCTGCAGATGGCTCTGGCCCGGCGTGGAGGCAAGGCCGAGGTGCAGGGTTGCCGGGTGCATTCGGATCGAGGATCGCAATTTCGAGCCAGGCGGTTCGTGGAGACGCTGCGGGTCAACGGCTTGGTCGGGTCGATGGGCCGGGTCGGTGCTGCTGGGGACAACGCGGCAATGGATGAAGCGCCCTGGGTTTCGTTCCGAGGTCAGGACGCAACGGGCGCTGAATCCTGA
- a CDS encoding GNAT family N-acetyltransferase, translating into MPTDLLTLHLSPARPGEHVPGGLELRGLEVETADELARCYFASYPPGVAASDLAEAREEMDATLRGDYGELRAEASASAWVEGRRAGAVMVVTHSIWDADLAGPFIIDLFTDPAARGKGVGRALVQHAVDACSAAGDPALSLRFGEGTSKAAMGIYRRLGFRPVRQGEAGHSWPSRFAP; encoded by the coding sequence GTGCCCACCGACCTGCTAACCCTCCACCTGTCGCCGGCGCGGCCTGGCGAGCACGTGCCCGGCGGCCTCGAGCTGCGAGGCCTGGAGGTCGAAACGGCTGACGAGCTGGCCCGGTGCTACTTCGCCAGCTACCCACCGGGCGTCGCCGCCTCCGACCTGGCCGAGGCGCGCGAGGAGATGGACGCGACCTTACGCGGCGACTACGGGGAGCTGCGCGCCGAGGCGAGCGCCTCAGCGTGGGTGGAGGGCCGCCGGGCCGGGGCGGTCATGGTCGTCACGCACTCGATCTGGGACGCGGACCTCGCGGGGCCGTTCATCATCGACCTCTTCACCGATCCCGCCGCGCGCGGGAAGGGGGTCGGGCGCGCCCTGGTACAGCACGCCGTCGACGCCTGCTCCGCCGCCGGCGACCCCGCCCTCAGCCTGCGCTTCGGCGAAGGCACCTCCAAAGCGGCCATGGGGATCTATCGGCGGCTCGGATTCCGACCCGTTCGGCAGGGGGAAGCCGGTCATTCCTGGCCGAGCCGCTTCGCGCCATGA
- a CDS encoding copper-translocating P-type ATPase: MFKNRFWVSLVLSLPVVFFSHMVGQLLGYHVPEFPGSAWIAPVLGTVIYLYGGAPFLKGGLTEVRSRQPGMMLLIAMAITVAFVASWITSLGIGDLMLDFWWELALLVTIMLLGHWMEMRALGAASSALDALAALLPEKAEKIVDGDTVTVPVGELAVGDTVLVRSGARVPADGTILEGAAEFDESMITGESRAVARTVGERVVAGTVATDNTVRVRIEAVGADTALAGIQRMVADAQESSSRAQALADRAAALLFWFALGAAIITAIVWTVIGQPTDAVTRTVTVLVIACPHALGLAIPLVIAISTERAAKAGLLIKDRMALEKMRTIDVVLFDKTGTLTEGAHAVTGVAAAPGISEAELLAYAAAAEADSEHPVARAIVTAATSHAEAARLGLRGTGFQAATGRGVTATVAGAEVLVGGPNMLRELTLDTPEALAADVRAWTDRGAGVLHVVRDGSVIGAVAVEDKIRPESRAAVAALHARGVKVAMITGDARQVAEAVARDLGIDEVFAEVLPQDKDTKVTELQARGLSVAMVGDGVNDAPALARAEVGIAIGAGTDVAMESAGVVLAGNDPRAVLSMIHLSKASYTKMIQNLVWATGYNVLAVPLAAGVLAPIGFVLSPAVGAILMSVSTIVVALNAQLLRRTDLDPEHLAPLEHPRSQAALQPAAVS; the protein is encoded by the coding sequence ATGTTCAAGAACCGGTTCTGGGTCTCGCTGGTGCTGTCACTCCCGGTGGTGTTCTTCAGCCACATGGTCGGACAACTGCTGGGCTACCACGTCCCTGAGTTCCCCGGTTCGGCGTGGATCGCCCCGGTGCTGGGCACCGTGATCTACCTCTACGGCGGCGCCCCCTTCCTCAAGGGCGGACTCACCGAGGTGCGCTCCCGCCAGCCGGGGATGATGCTGCTGATCGCGATGGCCATCACCGTGGCCTTCGTCGCCTCCTGGATCACCTCCCTGGGCATCGGGGACCTGATGCTGGACTTCTGGTGGGAACTGGCCCTGCTGGTGACCATCATGCTGCTCGGGCACTGGATGGAGATGCGCGCCCTCGGCGCGGCATCCTCCGCCCTGGACGCCCTGGCCGCGCTGCTGCCGGAGAAGGCCGAGAAGATCGTGGACGGAGACACCGTGACCGTGCCCGTCGGCGAGCTGGCGGTCGGGGACACCGTGTTGGTGCGCTCCGGGGCCCGCGTGCCGGCCGACGGGACCATCCTGGAAGGCGCCGCGGAGTTCGACGAGTCGATGATCACCGGCGAATCCCGGGCCGTGGCCCGCACCGTCGGGGAGCGGGTGGTGGCCGGGACCGTGGCCACCGACAACACCGTGCGGGTGCGCATCGAGGCCGTCGGCGCCGACACCGCTCTGGCCGGGATCCAGCGGATGGTCGCCGACGCCCAGGAGTCCTCCTCCCGGGCCCAGGCGTTGGCGGACCGGGCCGCCGCGTTGCTGTTCTGGTTCGCCCTGGGGGCGGCGATCATCACCGCGATCGTGTGGACCGTGATCGGTCAGCCCACCGATGCGGTCACCCGCACCGTGACCGTGCTGGTGATCGCCTGCCCGCACGCCCTGGGCCTGGCCATCCCGCTGGTGATCGCGATCTCCACCGAACGCGCCGCCAAGGCCGGGCTGCTGATCAAGGACCGGATGGCCCTGGAGAAGATGCGGACCATCGACGTGGTGCTCTTTGACAAGACCGGCACCCTGACCGAGGGCGCCCACGCCGTCACCGGTGTCGCCGCGGCGCCCGGCATTTCCGAGGCCGAGCTGTTGGCCTACGCCGCCGCGGCCGAGGCCGACAGCGAGCACCCGGTGGCCCGGGCCATCGTCACCGCCGCCACCAGTCATGCCGAGGCCGCCCGGTTGGGCCTGCGCGGCACCGGATTCCAGGCCGCCACCGGCCGCGGGGTCACGGCCACCGTGGCCGGGGCCGAGGTCCTCGTCGGCGGGCCGAACATGCTGCGCGAGCTCACCCTGGACACCCCCGAGGCACTGGCCGCCGATGTCCGGGCCTGGACGGATCGGGGGGCCGGGGTGCTGCATGTGGTCCGCGACGGGTCCGTTATCGGCGCGGTCGCCGTGGAGGACAAGATCCGCCCCGAGTCCCGGGCCGCCGTGGCCGCCCTGCACGCCCGGGGGGTCAAGGTCGCGATGATCACCGGCGACGCCCGCCAGGTCGCCGAGGCCGTGGCGCGGGATCTGGGCATCGACGAGGTCTTCGCCGAGGTCCTTCCCCAGGACAAGGACACCAAGGTCACCGAACTGCAGGCCCGGGGCCTGTCCGTGGCCATGGTCGGGGACGGCGTGAACGACGCCCCGGCCCTGGCCCGGGCCGAGGTCGGCATCGCCATCGGCGCCGGCACCGACGTGGCCATGGAATCGGCCGGCGTGGTGCTGGCCGGCAATGACCCCCGTGCCGTGCTATCCATGATCCACCTGTCCAAGGCCAGTTACACCAAGATGATCCAGAACCTGGTCTGGGCCACCGGATACAACGTGCTCGCCGTCCCGCTGGCCGCCGGCGTGCTGGCCCCGATCGGCTTCGTGCTCTCCCCCGCGGTGGGCGCGATCCTGATGTCCGTCTCCACCATCGTGGTGGCCCTCAACGCCCAGCTGCTGCGCCGCACCGACCTGGACCCGGAGCACCTGGCTCCTCTCGAGCACCCCCGGTCGCAGGCTGCCCTTCAGCCGGCTGCGGTTTCCTGA
- the istA gene encoding IS21 family transposase, with protein sequence MNRIELYAAIRRDARAGISNRALQRKHGVGYRTVVAALESAWPKERKPPPKRGSRLDRYRGVIDDWLRADLDAPRKQRHTAKRIFDRLLDEHHATDVSYWMVREYVATRGREIRVEAGREPANTFIPQEHLPGREAEVDFGEVAIRLRGELVTCTLFSLRLSHSGKAVHRISTSAGQEAFFEGHAHAFRVLGGVPAGKVRYDNLKAAVAGVIGFSRQRVEADRWTAFRSHYGIEAFYCQPGIQGAHEKDGVEGQIGWFRRNHLVPIPEVDSIAELNAMVDAWDDADDTRRIGSRARTVGDHFATEQPLLAPLPNEPFETGRWFTPRVDRWVCREFG encoded by the coding sequence GTGAATCGAATCGAGCTGTACGCGGCGATTCGGCGCGACGCCCGCGCGGGGATTTCGAATCGTGCGCTGCAACGCAAGCACGGCGTCGGCTACCGGACCGTGGTCGCCGCTCTGGAGTCGGCCTGGCCGAAGGAGCGGAAGCCTCCCCCGAAGCGCGGGTCACGGCTGGACCGATACCGAGGAGTCATCGACGACTGGCTGCGTGCCGACCTAGACGCACCCCGCAAGCAGCGGCACACCGCGAAGCGGATCTTCGACCGGCTCCTGGATGAGCACCACGCCACCGATGTGTCGTACTGGATGGTGCGCGAGTACGTCGCTACCCGAGGCCGGGAGATCCGGGTCGAAGCGGGTCGGGAACCCGCGAACACCTTCATCCCGCAGGAGCACCTGCCCGGCCGCGAGGCCGAGGTCGACTTCGGCGAGGTCGCGATCCGGCTCCGTGGCGAACTCGTCACCTGCACATTGTTCAGCCTGCGGCTGTCCCACTCCGGCAAGGCCGTGCATCGCATCAGTACGTCCGCCGGGCAGGAAGCCTTCTTCGAGGGTCATGCGCACGCGTTTCGGGTTCTAGGGGGCGTCCCGGCCGGGAAGGTCCGCTACGACAACCTCAAGGCCGCCGTCGCCGGCGTGATCGGGTTCTCCCGCCAGCGAGTCGAGGCAGACAGGTGGACCGCGTTCCGCTCCCACTACGGCATCGAGGCCTTCTACTGCCAGCCCGGCATCCAAGGTGCGCACGAGAAGGACGGAGTCGAGGGGCAGATCGGCTGGTTCCGCCGCAACCACCTCGTACCCATCCCAGAAGTCGACTCCATCGCCGAACTCAACGCCATGGTCGACGCCTGGGACGACGCCGACGACACTCGGCGGATCGGATCCCGCGCCCGCACCGTCGGGGACCACTTCGCCACCGAGCAGCCACTCCTCGCGCCCCTGCCCAACGAGCCGTTCGAGACCGGCCGCTGGTTCACCCCACGCGTGGACAGATGGGTCTGCCGTGAGTTTGGTTGA
- a CDS encoding GNAT family N-acetyltransferase, whose translation MTPPIHLRPLRPDDADEMVVVLSDPALYTFTGGEPPAREGLSRQYAVQARGHSDDRSETWLNHLVVLDDTGEAVGYVQATVPVSGGPAEIAWVIGVPWQGRGHATAAARLLLDELARRGVPEVVADIHPDHAASAAVARRLGLRPTGHLVDGEQRWEGPVAVADGAVPAMRRGTPCPPTC comes from the coding sequence ATGACTCCCCCGATCCACCTGCGCCCCCTCCGCCCGGACGACGCCGACGAGATGGTCGTCGTCCTCTCGGATCCGGCCCTGTACACGTTCACGGGCGGCGAGCCTCCCGCCCGGGAGGGCCTCTCCCGCCAGTACGCCGTCCAAGCCCGCGGCCACTCCGACGACCGCAGCGAGACGTGGCTCAACCACCTGGTGGTACTCGACGACACCGGGGAAGCCGTCGGCTACGTGCAGGCCACCGTGCCCGTCTCGGGCGGGCCCGCCGAGATCGCGTGGGTGATCGGCGTCCCCTGGCAGGGCCGGGGCCATGCGACCGCCGCGGCGCGCCTGCTGCTCGACGAGCTCGCCCGGCGCGGGGTCCCCGAGGTCGTGGCCGACATCCACCCCGACCACGCTGCCTCGGCCGCCGTGGCACGGCGGCTCGGCCTGCGCCCCACCGGACACCTCGTCGACGGCGAGCAGCGCTGGGAGGGACCCGTCGCCGTCGCGGACGGGGCCGTCCCGGCCATGAGGAGAGGAACCCCGTGCCCACCGACCTGCTAA
- a CDS encoding response regulator transcription factor, with amino-acid sequence MNSGTGTGTDTGTGPAAGRVLVVDDEKPLARMVATYLERAGYEVALTHTGPAAVQAARVHEPDVMVLDLGLPGLDGIEVCRRVRAFSECYVLMLTARGDEHHRLEGLAVGADDYITKPFSVRELVARVGAVMRRPRTTVSAPEPERVCGDLVIDLAAHEARVSGQVVQLTRTEFDLLAALSGRPHQAVSRRQMIDIVWDPAWVGDERLVDVHIKNLRRKLDADPARYIDTVRGVGYRMAEQ; translated from the coding sequence ATGAACTCTGGCACTGGCACTGGGACTGACACTGGGACTGGTCCGGCGGCCGGCCGGGTGTTGGTGGTCGATGACGAGAAGCCGCTGGCGCGCATGGTGGCCACCTACCTGGAGCGGGCCGGCTACGAGGTGGCCCTCACCCACACCGGCCCGGCCGCAGTGCAGGCCGCCCGGGTTCACGAGCCCGACGTGATGGTCCTGGACCTGGGCCTGCCCGGGCTGGACGGGATCGAGGTGTGCCGGCGGGTGCGGGCCTTCTCCGAGTGCTATGTGCTGATGCTCACCGCCCGCGGCGATGAGCACCACCGGTTGGAGGGATTGGCGGTGGGGGCCGATGACTACATCACCAAACCCTTCAGCGTCCGGGAGCTGGTCGCCCGGGTGGGGGCGGTCATGCGCCGGCCGCGCACAACGGTGTCAGCCCCCGAACCGGAACGGGTCTGCGGTGACCTGGTCATCGACCTGGCCGCCCACGAGGCCCGCGTGTCGGGCCAGGTGGTGCAACTAACGCGCACGGAGTTCGACCTGCTGGCCGCCTTGTCGGGGCGCCCGCACCAGGCCGTCTCCCGGCGCCAGATGATCGATATCGTCTGGGACCCGGCCTGGGTGGGCGATGAACGGCTCGTGGACGTGCACATCAAGAACCTGCGCCGCAAGCTCGACGCGGACCCGGCCCGCTATATCGACACCGTCCGCGGGGTCGGCTACCGGATGGCGGAGCAATGA
- a CDS encoding DUF1697 domain-containing protein, translated as MITVALFRNLNLGHPGSPTGDELVDAFGGPAAARSFQSNGTVAFESIDPEKTSAEAILKLRATGYQQPVVIRALEQIRSAVEDVPPVDPGEGVYRSMISFYDVRQLPAVRLPFRSPDGLVEIRALEPDYAHSVCWKPRQTAGNVTGGLEQLLSVPVTTRTLATIQRLLGTISAGIH; from the coding sequence ATGATCACCGTCGCCTTGTTCCGCAACCTCAACCTCGGCCACCCAGGCAGTCCCACTGGTGACGAGCTCGTCGACGCGTTCGGCGGTCCGGCGGCCGCCCGCAGCTTCCAAAGCAACGGAACGGTCGCTTTCGAGTCTATCGATCCGGAGAAGACATCGGCCGAGGCGATCCTCAAACTGCGGGCCACGGGATATCAGCAACCTGTCGTCATCCGGGCGCTGGAGCAGATTCGAAGTGCGGTCGAGGATGTGCCTCCGGTAGATCCCGGCGAAGGCGTCTACCGCTCGATGATTTCGTTCTATGACGTGCGCCAGCTCCCGGCTGTCCGCTTGCCGTTCCGCAGCCCAGATGGTCTCGTAGAGATCCGCGCCCTGGAGCCCGACTACGCCCACAGCGTCTGCTGGAAGCCGCGCCAGACCGCAGGCAACGTCACCGGGGGCCTCGAGCAACTGCTGTCCGTGCCGGTCACGACGCGGACCTTGGCGACGATTCAGCGACTTCTCGGGACAATTTCGGCCGGCATCCACTGA
- a CDS encoding HAMP domain-containing sensor histidine kinase, with translation MTGRRRYQGLAARFFFAQLLVVGASVLAAVVVASLAGPPLFHEHLEQAGAGHDAAQVLHVEQAYRDANFWTLGVALATALICCLALTWHVARRIQSPINALTQAAKAMAGGRYDTRVPAMGAGTEVEELAGSFNTMAARLQRTEDTRRRMLSDLAHELRTPVSVLTVYHEALQDGVSHWDEPTGELMGEQLARLTRLVEDINDVSRAEEGRIELDRSPQGVSGLLHAATEAHKEAYATKGVALTMDADPGLAVDVDRQRMGQVLGNLLTNALRHTPAGGRVTLEARQSPSGVTLSVTDTGEGISPEHLPHVFERFYRGDTARDRDHGGSGVGLAISRALIQAHGGTLSATSTTDGATFTIDLPTKQPPDQPTYRRTRLSTVNTGAPPLE, from the coding sequence ATGACCGGCCGGCGGCGCTACCAAGGATTAGCGGCCCGGTTCTTTTTCGCCCAGCTGCTGGTGGTGGGGGCCAGCGTGCTGGCCGCGGTGGTGGTGGCCTCCCTGGCCGGCCCACCACTGTTCCACGAGCACCTGGAACAGGCCGGGGCCGGACACGATGCAGCCCAGGTGCTGCACGTGGAGCAGGCCTACCGGGACGCCAACTTCTGGACCCTGGGCGTGGCCCTGGCCACGGCCTTGATCTGTTGTCTGGCATTGACCTGGCATGTCGCCCGCCGGATCCAGAGTCCGATCAACGCCCTGACCCAGGCGGCCAAGGCCATGGCCGGTGGACGGTACGACACCCGCGTGCCGGCCATGGGCGCCGGCACCGAGGTGGAGGAGCTGGCAGGGTCTTTCAACACCATGGCCGCACGGCTTCAGCGCACCGAGGACACCCGTCGACGGATGCTCTCGGACCTGGCCCACGAGCTGCGCACCCCCGTCTCCGTGCTGACCGTCTACCACGAGGCCCTGCAAGACGGGGTGTCCCACTGGGACGAGCCCACCGGTGAGCTGATGGGCGAGCAGCTGGCCCGGTTGACCCGGCTGGTGGAGGACATCAACGACGTCTCCCGCGCCGAGGAGGGCCGGATCGAACTGGACCGCAGCCCCCAAGGGGTCAGCGGGCTGCTGCATGCCGCGACCGAGGCCCACAAGGAGGCCTACGCCACCAAGGGCGTGGCCCTGACCATGGACGCCGATCCGGGCCTGGCCGTGGACGTGGACCGCCAGCGCATGGGCCAGGTCCTGGGCAACCTGCTCACCAACGCCCTGCGCCACACCCCGGCCGGGGGCCGGGTCACCCTCGAGGCCCGACAAAGCCCGTCCGGGGTCACGCTCAGCGTCACCGACACCGGGGAGGGGATCTCTCCCGAGCACCTGCCGCACGTCTTCGAACGCTTCTACCGCGGGGACACCGCCCGCGACCGTGACCACGGCGGCTCCGGGGTCGGCCTGGCCATCTCCCGAGCTCTCATCCAGGCCCACGGCGGCACCCTGAGCGCCACCTCCACCACGGACGGGGCGACGTTCACCATCGACCTGCCCACCAAGCAGCCCCCCGACCAGCCCACCTACCGGCGCACCCGTTTATCCACCGTGAACACCGGCGCTCCACCCCTTGAATAA
- a CDS encoding F510_1955 family glycosylhydrolase: MTPLTRRTLIAGGLTLLGAGTLTACAAPNPATSPAAGTGTQGTGTAITHVHALTRDPESGEVLLATHQGLFRLQDGELTQVGPVVDFMGFTLTPEGRYLASGHPAPRTGLPEPLGLAESTDRGQSWTVLSRGGASDFHALAAGPNGVLGFDGQLRASTDGLTWQSLEIPVAPASLAISPQTGTVLATTETGMLRSTDHGATWTTLDTPQLMHLVAWADDTTAVGAGTEGHLLTSTDAGDTWTASDRPVGTATALGTGITDDGQTEALLVVGSTVLSTTDGGNTTESLL; this comes from the coding sequence ATGACCCCCCTGACCCGCAGAACCCTGATCGCCGGCGGGCTGACCCTGCTCGGCGCTGGCACCCTCACCGCCTGCGCCGCGCCGAACCCCGCGACATCCCCGGCGGCCGGCACCGGCACGCAGGGCACCGGCACGGCCATCACCCACGTCCATGCCCTCACCCGGGACCCCGAGTCCGGTGAGGTGCTGCTGGCCACCCACCAGGGCCTGTTCCGGCTCCAGGACGGGGAGCTGACCCAGGTCGGTCCGGTCGTGGACTTCATGGGTTTCACCCTGACTCCCGAGGGCCGCTACCTGGCCTCGGGTCACCCCGCGCCGCGCACCGGCCTGCCCGAGCCGCTGGGCCTGGCCGAGTCCACCGACCGGGGCCAGAGCTGGACGGTGCTCTCCCGCGGCGGCGCATCCGATTTCCACGCCCTGGCCGCCGGCCCGAACGGGGTCCTCGGCTTCGATGGGCAACTGCGCGCCAGCACCGACGGCCTCACCTGGCAGAGCCTTGAGATCCCCGTCGCCCCGGCATCGCTGGCGATCTCCCCCCAAACCGGGACCGTGCTGGCCACCACCGAAACCGGCATGTTGCGCTCGACCGACCACGGCGCGACCTGGACCACCCTGGACACCCCCCAGCTGATGCACCTGGTCGCCTGGGCCGATGACACCACCGCCGTGGGCGCCGGCACCGAAGGACACCTGCTGACCAGCACCGACGCCGGCGACACCTGGACCGCCAGCGACCGCCCGGTCGGCACGGCCACCGCCCTGGGAACGGGCATCACCGACGACGGGCAGACCGAAGCACTGCTGGTCGTCGGCTCGACCGTGCTGTCCACCACGGACGGCGGGAACACCACCGAATCGCTGCTGTGA
- a CDS encoding DUF305 domain-containing protein, translating into MKRTMTLTALTLASALTLTACGTGAQDENAGAEASATATGSAPAATPAATDTATPSATESATSSATGSAEEVSAEHNDADVMFAQMMIPHHQQAVEMSEMLLAKDEIPAEVAEFAQKVIDAQGPEIERMNAMLTAWGEDPVDMGDMGGMEGMDHGGMSGMMSEEDMAALEQAQGTEAARLYLEQMTAHHQGAIEMAQDEVEGGQTPQAVALAEKVVADQQAEITEMEQMLQELPAT; encoded by the coding sequence ATGAAACGCACCATGACGCTGACCGCCCTGACCCTGGCCTCCGCCCTGACCTTGACCGCCTGCGGCACCGGGGCCCAGGACGAGAACGCCGGCGCTGAGGCCTCGGCCACCGCGACCGGCTCCGCCCCCGCCGCCACCCCTGCGGCCACGGACACCGCGACACCGTCCGCCACGGAATCGGCTACTAGCTCGGCCACCGGTTCGGCCGAGGAGGTCTCCGCCGAGCACAATGACGCGGACGTGATGTTCGCTCAGATGATGATCCCGCATCACCAGCAGGCGGTGGAGATGAGCGAGATGCTGCTGGCCAAGGATGAGATCCCGGCCGAGGTGGCCGAGTTCGCCCAGAAGGTCATCGACGCCCAGGGCCCGGAGATCGAGCGCATGAACGCCATGCTCACCGCCTGGGGTGAAGACCCCGTGGACATGGGAGACATGGGCGGTATGGAGGGCATGGACCACGGCGGGATGTCCGGGATGATGTCCGAGGAGGACATGGCCGCCCTGGAGCAGGCCCAGGGCACCGAGGCCGCCCGGTTGTACCTGGAGCAGATGACCGCCCACCACCAGGGCGCCATCGAGATGGCCCAGGACGAGGTCGAGGGCGGGCAGACCCCGCAGGCCGTGGCCCTGGCCGAAAAGGTCGTCGCGGACCAGCAGGCCGAGATCACCGAGATGGAACAGATGCTTCAGGAGCTGCCCGCGACCTGA
- a CDS encoding heavy-metal-associated domain-containing protein, which produces MTESARTPLPGATNGCSCCAPAADATAPAGRQSADSTGTSAGDATYQVEGMTYGHCVGSVTEAVSALDGVDDVRVELVAGGASPVTVTGPASADSVRTAIEAAGYRVRI; this is translated from the coding sequence ATGACCGAATCCGCCCGCACCCCGCTGCCGGGGGCCACCAACGGCTGCTCGTGCTGCGCCCCAGCCGCCGACGCCACCGCCCCCGCCGGGCGCCAGAGTGCCGACTCAACCGGGACGAGCGCCGGCGACGCGACCTACCAGGTGGAGGGCATGACCTACGGACACTGCGTGGGCTCCGTCACCGAGGCCGTGAGCGCCCTGGACGGGGTGGACGATGTCCGGGTCGAACTGGTCGCCGGCGGGGCCTCCCCCGTCACCGTGACCGGGCCCGCCTCCGCGGACTCCGTGCGGACGGCCATCGAAGCGGCCGGCTACCGCGTCCGGATCTAA
- a CDS encoding transposase — MPKKFSPELRERAVRMVLERQAAQGGPRSHSIRAVAPQLDVSEETLRMWCQRHGHEVAQAPASETPAEEIRRLKRELAEARRANEILKAASAFFAAELDRPTTR, encoded by the coding sequence ATGCCCAAGAAGTTCAGCCCCGAGCTGCGTGAGCGCGCGGTCAGGATGGTCCTGGAACGCCAAGCCGCCCAGGGAGGGCCCCGTTCACATTCCATCCGGGCGGTAGCCCCGCAGCTCGATGTCAGCGAAGAGACCTTGCGGATGTGGTGCCAACGCCACGGCCACGAAGTAGCCCAGGCACCGGCCTCAGAGACCCCCGCGGAGGAGATCCGCAGGCTCAAACGCGAGCTCGCCGAGGCACGGCGCGCGAACGAGATCCTCAAAGCCGCCTCGGCTTTTTTCGCAGCGGAACTCGACCGCCCCACGACGAGATGA
- a CDS encoding transposase, with amino-acid sequence MPAAYPREFRQDVVSIARKGQMPIAQVAKDFGIAESCLRRWLAQDDVEAGIRPAITKAENEELKALKRRNRELEMENEVLRRAAAYLSQANLKLGQSPK; translated from the coding sequence ATGCCCGCTGCATACCCCCGAGAGTTCCGCCAGGACGTGGTCAGCATCGCCCGCAAGGGCCAGATGCCGATCGCGCAGGTCGCGAAGGACTTCGGCATCGCCGAGTCCTGCCTGCGTCGCTGGCTGGCCCAAGACGATGTCGAGGCCGGGATCCGGCCGGCCATCACCAAGGCTGAGAACGAGGAGCTGAAGGCGCTCAAGCGCCGCAACCGTGAATTGGAGATGGAGAACGAGGTCTTACGCCGCGCCGCCGCGTATCTGTCGCAGGCGAACCTGAAATTGGGTCAGTCCCCGAAATGA